Genomic segment of Cytobacillus suaedae:
AGAGTGATGCCAAATACTTCAAGTATGATTGGAGAATCGGCAACTGCTATTTCTAGAGGAAAATTTACTGAGGACGATCAAGTCGAGCTTGCAAAAGAGCTTTTAAAAGCAATTGGAGAAGTATATTTGATTGAAGAAGATAAAATGGATATCTTTACTGGAATCGCAGGAAGTGGTCCAGCCTACTTCTACTACCTAATGGAACATATGGAGATTGCTGGTAAAGATGCAGGTCTAGATGAAGAGACATCCCGAAAAATCGCTTCACAAACAATACTTGGTGCAGCCAAAATGATGATGGAAAATGATACCACACCAGCAGATTTACGAGAAAAAGTTACGTCGCCTAATGGCACAACAGCAGCTGGATTAGAGGCACTTGCCAAACATGGCGGCGGTAAGGCAATTAAGCAGGCTATTCAACATGCTGCAAAACGCTCAAAAGAAATAAGTGCACAAATGAAAAATAAAACAATTGTATTAAACTAATTAAAGTTGAAAAAAAGTCATCAAACAGAGAGAAATAGGAGTGATAGAATGACCTCATGCACCGAGAACAAGCGAATCATTGTTAAGATAGGTAGCAGTTCATTGACTAGCCAACATGGAGAAGTTAGTCGGCGGAAACTCGAAAAACTAGTTGATGAAATTGTGCAATTAAAAGATGAAGGTCATGAAGTACTCGTCGTTTCATCAGGTGCAGTAGCAGCAGGATATCGTAAGCTTGGGTGTTTAGAAAGACCAACTTCCTTACCCGAAAAGCAAGCTGCAGCATCCATTGGGCAAGGATTATTAATGGAGGCTTACTCTGAACTATTATTGTCCCATGGTTACGTAGCTTCTCAAATACTAATTACACGAAGTGATTTTTTAAATGAAAACCGCTACAACAATGTAAGAAATACCCTAAACGTATTGTTAGAGAGAGGAATCATTCCTATCGTCAATGAAAATGATACAGTGACAGTTGATCGTCTGCGTTTTGGCGATAATGATACACTTTCTGCAAAAGTAGCTGGTCTTGTTGATGCTAACATGCTTATCATCCTTTCTGACATTGAAGGTCTGTATAGTGCAGATCCAAGAACAAATAGTGATGCTAGCCTAGTTGAAAAAGTGCATAATATTACACCTGCTATTGAGGCAGCTGCTGGTGATTCAGGAAGTGCTGTTGGAACAGGCGGAATGCGTTCAAAAATTGATGCAGTCAAAATTGCAATGGCTTCTGGAATATCTACGTTTCTTGGTAAGGCAGGAACCAAAAATATCTTAGTAGATGCTGTCAATGAAAGTGCAAAAGGTACTTATTTTGTACCTAAAACAGATACGTTGAATTTGGATCAGAAAAAGCAGTGGATTGCATTTAATTCCGGACCAGAAGGAGAAGTGTATATCACAGAAGACGCAAAAACAAAAATGATCAATCAAAAAACTGGACTATTACGTGAGGGTATAGTTGAAATAAATGGTGAATTTAAAAAAGGGTCCGTTGTTCGAATCATGGACCATGAAGGTAATTCGGTTGGGTTAGGTGTAATAAATTATTCCTACGAACAGTTAAAATTAAAACCAGGGGAAACAAAGCAACTTCATTCGACGAGTGAAAAGGTTGTAGTAGATCATGATGACCTTGTATGTCATTGCGATTTTTCAATCCCAGCAGGATTATAAATTTTTATTATTTTTAACAAAAACATTATTAGGGGGAATTTGATGACGTTATTAACAACATCAAACGAAATTAATGTAGAATCACAAGCAATCCAAGCTAAGAAGGCGGCTAAAATACTAAGTGCTTTAACTACAGAAGAGAAAAATGAAGCATTGACTATTTTAGCCGATAAGCTTGAAGCTGAGTATAAAACTATTTTAAAAGCAAATGAATTAGATCTTGCTAATGGGAGAGAGCAAAATTTTGAAGAAGCATTCATGGATAGACTTTCATTAACAAAAGAGAGAGTCTATGATTTCTCTCGAGGTTTAAGAGAGGTTGTAGAATTAGAGGATCCAACAGGAGATGTCCTATCAAATTGGACACTTGAAAATGGTTTAAAGGTAGAGCAAGTACGTGTGCCACTAGGTGTCATTGGCATGATCTACGAAGCTCGACCAAACGTTACAGTGGATGCCACAGGTCTTGCGTTAAAGTCAGGAAATGCAATTGTCTTAAAAGGAGGTTCCTCTGCTATTAACACTAATAAGGTTATTGTTGATGTCATTCATCAAGGATTAGAGGAGACTAAAATACCTAAGGCAGCGGTTCAGTTTATCGCTAGTACTGATCGTGCAGCTACAAAGCAATTGTTTACGATGAAAGAGCATATTGATGTTTTAATTCCACGTGGTGGAGGTGCTTTGATTAACGCAGTCGTTAATAATGCAACTGTACCAGTATTAGAAACAGGAGTAGGAAATTGTCATATCTATATCGACCGAGCAGCAGACGTAAAGAAAGCATTATCCATTTTAATCAATGCAAAAACCGATCGACCGGCTGTTTGTAATGCGGCAGAAACAGTGATTATTCATGAAGATTGGTT
This window contains:
- the proC gene encoding pyrroline-5-carboxylate reductase encodes the protein MLKHKKVAFLGAGSMAEAMIAGIVNANKVPSKQIIVTNNSNQTRLKELENKYGITGLTREQLSLNEMDILILAMKPKDAEKALLSIKDKITPNQLVLSVLAGISTSFMEQNLKSGQQVIRVMPNTSSMIGESATAISRGKFTEDDQVELAKELLKAIGEVYLIEEDKMDIFTGIAGSGPAYFYYLMEHMEIAGKDAGLDEETSRKIASQTILGAAKMMMENDTTPADLREKVTSPNGTTAAGLEALAKHGGGKAIKQAIQHAAKRSKEISAQMKNKTIVLN
- the proB gene encoding glutamate 5-kinase — protein: MTSCTENKRIIVKIGSSSLTSQHGEVSRRKLEKLVDEIVQLKDEGHEVLVVSSGAVAAGYRKLGCLERPTSLPEKQAAASIGQGLLMEAYSELLLSHGYVASQILITRSDFLNENRYNNVRNTLNVLLERGIIPIVNENDTVTVDRLRFGDNDTLSAKVAGLVDANMLIILSDIEGLYSADPRTNSDASLVEKVHNITPAIEAAAGDSGSAVGTGGMRSKIDAVKIAMASGISTFLGKAGTKNILVDAVNESAKGTYFVPKTDTLNLDQKKQWIAFNSGPEGEVYITEDAKTKMINQKTGLLREGIVEINGEFKKGSVVRIMDHEGNSVGLGVINYSYEQLKLKPGETKQLHSTSEKVVVDHDDLVCHCDFSIPAGL
- a CDS encoding glutamate-5-semialdehyde dehydrogenase is translated as MTLLTTSNEINVESQAIQAKKAAKILSALTTEEKNEALTILADKLEAEYKTILKANELDLANGREQNFEEAFMDRLSLTKERVYDFSRGLREVVELEDPTGDVLSNWTLENGLKVEQVRVPLGVIGMIYEARPNVTVDATGLALKSGNAIVLKGGSSAINTNKVIVDVIHQGLEETKIPKAAVQFIASTDRAATKQLFTMKEHIDVLIPRGGGALINAVVNNATVPVLETGVGNCHIYIDRAADVKKALSILINAKTDRPAVCNAAETVIIHEDWFDANVATLLSTLNDHGVSIRGDKRVLKEIPGATLAEEKDWAEEFLGLTIAMKIVKDIDEAIEHIDQYGTKHSEAIITEDKGAASTFMKHVDAAALYHNASTRFTDGGALGFGAEIGISTQKLHARGPMGLPALTTSKYLMTGDGHIR